The proteins below are encoded in one region of Malaclemys terrapin pileata isolate rMalTer1 chromosome 8, rMalTer1.hap1, whole genome shotgun sequence:
- the C8H5orf58 gene encoding putative uncharacterized protein C5orf58 homolog — translation MFKMFKSDVADQQFSLETAIKNIDKMSSELKKLNVKSQLLLCDLTLNFSHPVKTTVSREVEEKKTDFEELHNSIKFHADASINNSLSH, via the exons ATGTTTAAGAGTGATGTTGCTGACCAGCAGTTTAGCCTggaaactgcaattaaaaatattgataAAATGTCCAGTGAGTTGAAGAAACTAAATG TGAAAAGCCAACTGCTGCTCTGTGACCTTACTTTGAACTTCAGTCATCCTGTGAAGACCACAGTTTCAAGGGAGgtagaagaaaagaaaacagattttgaGGAATTACATAATTCCATCAAGTTCCATGCTGATGCTTCCATTAACAACTCTTTGAGCCATTAA